GGCACCAAAAGGAAGGCGAACGTCGGGAGGATGGCGAGCAGGTCGACGACGGTGTAGACGTCGGTTGCCTCCTCGAACCGGTCGGGTGCCCCGTACAGCCGGAGGACGTACTCGAGCGCGAAGACGCAGGCGATGGCGACCTCGGCGGCCCACAGGAGCTGGCGCGTCTCCGCCGAGACCGAGTAGGTCTCGAAGACGAAGATGCCGACGAAGCAGAGGTTCAGCGCCATGAGCGCGATGTCGATGACCTTCCCGAGGGTCGTCCGGTGGTCCAGCAGGTAGAACTCGACCAGCTCCCGCGGCCCGCCGTCCGGGGGGCGCACGTCGCGGTTCTGCATACTGGCACACGGGAGCGTCGGGCACATGTAGCCCGTGGGTTCCGGCCGGGCGCACCACGGTGTCAGCGCACCGAGCCCCATCGCCGCGGTGGCGGGGCGTCAGCGGGGCGGCAGCAGGTCGGTCTCCGTGTCCCGGCCGTCGTCGTCGGGAGCCGTCTCGCCCGGTGACCCGGTCGCCTGCTCGGCCAGCGCGATCGCTTCCTCGAGAGACGACAGCGACGATTCGAGCGCCTCCCGGAGTGCCACGGCGGCCGTCTGGTCGTCGGCCGTCTGGTCGTCGGCTGCCGGCGCGGTGTCCGCCCCGGCGTAGGCCAGGGCCTCCCGCAGCGCCGGCCGGAGGTCGGTGGCCAGGAGCGTGGTGAGGTCGTCGACGACCGCATCGCGCCGGCGGAGTTCGGCCTCGTAGCGCCACTCGGTGAGTTCGTGGCCGAGCCAGTCCGCGAGCAGTTCGACCATCGCGTTCCGGTTCGCCGTGAGCTCCATCGGCGTCTCGTCGTCGTCCACGAAGCAGATGACGCCCCAGAGGGTCTCCTCGACGAACACGGGCGCACCGATGTAGGACCCGAACGGGGCGTCCGCGACCACCGACCCACCGTCGGTGTCGGCGAGGTTGCGCCCGTAGGTCGCCACCACGTCCTCCTCCTCGACGACGCGCTGGCAGACGGTCTCCTGGAGGGGGCTCACCGTCCCGGCCGACCGGCCGGTCGTCTCGCCGGTGGAGACGACGATCTCGTGGACCTCGTCGGCCACGTCGACCCGGCAGAGCTGTGCGTTGCTCACCTCGAGCGATTCGCGGAGCGTCTCGAGTGGGCGTTCGATGCGCTCGGTCGCCGTGAGCGACGAGTCCGTCAGCAACTCGTGGAACTCGTCGAGGAGGTCGGCGATGGCAGCCTGGTCCGTCACGTCCCTGCTGATGCCGACGATGCCGACGAGCCGGCCGGCGTCGTCGTAGTGTGGATACTTCTCGCTCATGAAGACGCGCTCACGACCGTCGATGACGTGGCGCTCCTCCTCCATGCGGGGTTCCTCGTGTTCGAGGACCCAGCGGTCGATGGGCAGCATGTCCTCGTCGGTGTCGAACAGTTCGCGGTCGACCCGCCCGACGACCGCCTGCGGCGAGCAGTCGAAATAGCGTGCCCCGGCCTCGTTGATGAACTCGTAGCGCCCCTCGCGGTCCTTGATGTAGATGGCGTCCTGGGTGCGCTCGGCGATGGCCTGGAGCTGCCACGTCTGGCGGCGTCGTTCGGTGATGTCCTGGACGAACGAGAGCACGCTCACCGTCTCGCCGTCCTCGTCGAGGATGGCGCAGTTGTGCCACTCGCAGTCGACCTCGGCGCCGCTCCGGGTCACGTTCCGGTTGACGATGTGCTGGGCCGTGCCCTCCGTGACGAGCTCCTCCCACACCTCGTCGACCGCGTCCCGCGACGAGTGCGGGACGATGAACTCGGCGTGCCGGCCGGTCGCCTCCGCGGTGGTGTAGCCGAACAGCTCCTCGGCGGCGGCGTTCCACCGGGCGACCTCGAAGTCGAGCGTCCACTCGATGACCGCCATCGGCGACTGGCGGAAGAGGTACTGGAGGCGCTGGTTCGCCCGCTCTAACACCTCCTTCCGGCAGCGACGGTCGCGGTTGTGGAGCGCGATGACGGCCTGGTCGGCGAGTTCGCCGGCGAACCGGACCTCGTCTTCCGCCCACTCGCGGGGTGCGCCGCCGGATTCGTTGCACAGGACGCCGACGACCTTCCCACCGCGCCTGATGGTCGCGTCGAGCATCGAGGTGATGCCGAGCGGTTCGAGGTAGGACGCACAGAGTTCGCCGGTCCGGGGGTCGGACTGGGCGTCGGTCGCCGGAATCGCCCGGTGTTCGACGAGTGCCTCGAAGTAGTTCGGGTAGTCGTCGACCACGAGCGTCGTCCCGGACTCGTGGTCGCGGCCGTTCCGGTCGTAGCAGTCGAGACACCGGAGCGTCTCGCGGTCGTCGCTGAACAGCCAGATCGACGACCGGTCCACGTCGAGCGTCTCGGCGCTCGTCTCCGTGATGCGTCGGGCCGCCGTCTCGAGTCGGCCCTTCGCGAGCAGCTCGTCGGTCGCGAGTTCGACGACGGCATCGCGCTGGCGCTCCTGCCGTCTGGCCCGGACGTACCGGTCGGTGATGTCCCGGAAGATGAGGACCACGCCGACCACGTCGCCGACGTCGTCCGTGATGGGGGCCGCGCTGTCCGAGACGTAGCGTTCGGTCCCGTCGCGGGCGTGGAGGACGAGGTCCTCCTCGAGTTCGAGCGTGCTCTCGGCTTCGATGACCTGCTCGACGGGGTCACGCACCGGCCCGCTGGTCCGGGCGTCTTCGACGTGGAACACCTCCGCGAGGGGCCGACCGACGGCGTCCTCGCGGTCCCAGCCCGTCAGTTCCTCGGCGACCACGTTCATGCGTTCGACGGTCCCCGCGGTGTCGGTCGCGATGACGCCGTCGCCGATGGAGTCGAGCGTGATTCGGAGGTCGGTCTCGCGCTGGCTCAGGGCCGACCGCGTCCGGTGGTGCTGGGCCTCCTGCTCGATGGTCTGGGCCAGCAACCCGTACTGCGCCGTGGGGTCGCCGCCCTTCTGCAGGTAGCGGTTCGCGCCCAGGTTGAGCGCCTCCATCGCCACCTCCTCGCGGCCCTTCCCGGTGAAGATGATGAACGGGATGGCCTCGTCGCGGTCCTCTCGCAGTCGTTTGAGGAACTCGAGCCCGTCCATCTCGGGCATCTGGTAGTCCGAGACGACGATGTCGAAGAGTTCCGTCGCGAGTCGGTCGAGCGCGTCCGCTGGCGACGCCGTGGTCTCGACGGTGATGTCGGCGAATCGCGTCTCGAGGTACGTCTCTGTGGCCTCCAGCAGCGCCTCGTCGTCGTCGACGTAGAGGACGCTGATGCCTGCTCTCCCCGTGGTTGCGGCCCCCATGCTGGTAGGAGAGTAGGAAGCCACAGCACAAAGCCCGTGCGCTCGGACACACCGGGGCGCCAGCCAGCAGGATCGGTGGCCTACCGGCCGGACGGCATCGCCTGGTTCGCCTCGTCCGTGGTGTTCGTGAGCCGGTCCGTCCCGGTCCGGTCGAAGCTCCGCTGGCAGCGCGCGACCCAGTCGCCCGGGTCGTCGCTGGGGGTCGCGTCGGCCCTCCCGTCGCGCTCTTCCGGTTCCGTGGCGGCCGGCGCGCTGTCAGGTGTGTTCGTCGGCTGGTCTGCCGTGGGGCGGTACTGCTGGGTCGCGGCGTGTGTATCGGTTCTCATACGGGTCGTGTCGACGGTCGGCGGTCGGGTGGTCGGAGAGCGGCGCTGGGACGGAGAACGAGTCAGCGGTGTACCCGTACGAGCATCGGTACCAGTCACTCGACACCAATCCATAATAAAAGTTCATGTTCGACTGTGGGCTCACGGGGGGTCGACGGAATCGCTAGCGGTCGTCGGGTCGGCGGTGGTGCCAGCCCGAAGAGTCACCATGTGCCGCGATACCACTGTCCCTCCCATGATTTAAACGTGTACCCCACATATACTACGTGTGAGCGAAGAAACACAGGAGCGGCGGAACCTCCGCATGCCCAACAAAGACGAGCTTTTCGCGGTAGTCACAGAACACAACGGCGGCAACCACGTCCGCGTCCAGTGCGAGGACGGTGTCAGCCGAATGGGCCGAATCCCCGGCCGAATGAAGTACCGCACGTGGATCAACGAGGGCGACGTCGTCCTCGTCGAACCGTGGGACTGGCAGGACGAGAAGGCGAACATCGAGTGGCGCTACACCGGCCAGGACGCCGACCAGCTCCGCCGCGAAGGCCACATCCAGTAATTCTACAGTTCTGACCGGCAGGCGAGAGTCTGCAGGCAGGTCCGTCACAGCCCGACCGCTGGCTGGTACGGCGAGTGGTGACGCTGTCGCGTGTACGACACAGTGACCGACGAGAGACCCTTCTATCGATTCTCCGGTACCGTCCGACCGCGGACTTACAGGTTCCCGACTCACGCACTCTCGGGGCCGTCCACACGGACGACCCGCGGGT
This window of the Haloarchaeobius amylolyticus genome carries:
- a CDS encoding PAS domain-containing protein, whose translation is MGAATTGRAGISVLYVDDDEALLEATETYLETRFADITVETTASPADALDRLATELFDIVVSDYQMPEMDGLEFLKRLREDRDEAIPFIIFTGKGREEVAMEALNLGANRYLQKGGDPTAQYGLLAQTIEQEAQHHRTRSALSQRETDLRITLDSIGDGVIATDTAGTVERMNVVAEELTGWDREDAVGRPLAEVFHVEDARTSGPVRDPVEQVIEAESTLELEEDLVLHARDGTERYVSDSAAPITDDVGDVVGVVLIFRDITDRYVRARRQERQRDAVVELATDELLAKGRLETAARRITETSAETLDVDRSSIWLFSDDRETLRCLDCYDRNGRDHESGTTLVVDDYPNYFEALVEHRAIPATDAQSDPRTGELCASYLEPLGITSMLDATIRRGGKVVGVLCNESGGAPREWAEDEVRFAGELADQAVIALHNRDRRCRKEVLERANQRLQYLFRQSPMAVIEWTLDFEVARWNAAAEELFGYTTAEATGRHAEFIVPHSSRDAVDEVWEELVTEGTAQHIVNRNVTRSGAEVDCEWHNCAILDEDGETVSVLSFVQDITERRRQTWQLQAIAERTQDAIYIKDREGRYEFINEAGARYFDCSPQAVVGRVDRELFDTDEDMLPIDRWVLEHEEPRMEEERHVIDGRERVFMSEKYPHYDDAGRLVGIVGISRDVTDQAAIADLLDEFHELLTDSSLTATERIERPLETLRESLEVSNAQLCRVDVADEVHEIVVSTGETTGRSAGTVSPLQETVCQRVVEEEDVVATYGRNLADTDGGSVVADAPFGSYIGAPVFVEETLWGVICFVDDDETPMELTANRNAMVELLADWLGHELTEWRYEAELRRRDAVVDDLTTLLATDLRPALREALAYAGADTAPAADDQTADDQTAAVALREALESSLSSLEEAIALAEQATGSPGETAPDDDGRDTETDLLPPR
- the eif1A gene encoding translation initiation factor eIF-1A gives rise to the protein MSEETQERRNLRMPNKDELFAVVTEHNGGNHVRVQCEDGVSRMGRIPGRMKYRTWINEGDVVLVEPWDWQDEKANIEWRYTGQDADQLRREGHIQ